The genome window gcttgaaaaatgggtgtgtgattatttctggctgggtactctcctgacataatctaatgttttgctttcattgtaaagcctttttgaaatcggaaaatgtggttagataaaggagagtcttgtctttaaaatggtgtaaaatagtcatatgtttgaaaaattgaagtttttgcatttttgaggtatttgtaattcgcgccactctataccattggatattggtgaggcgttccgctagcggaacgtctgtcccaaattaaggcaataaataggccatggtggcgaagtaattacaatatagcaattaaacactggaatggtagatgtgcagaagatgaatgtgcaagtagagatactggggagcaagataaataaatacagtatggggatgaggtaggtagatgggctgtttacagatgggctatgtgcagtgatctgtgagctgctctgacagctggtgcttaaagctagtgagggagatatgagtctccagcttcagaaatttttgcagttcgttccagtcattggcagcagagaactggaaggaaaggaggaattggctttgggggtgaccagtgaggtCACGCACAGTAGGGTGAAGTCCAATACAATTAGCCTGAAGGCACACATTTTACTCTGAGTCACAACGTTTGACTTATGCCAGTGTGGGACACACAGGGAAAGAACTTGGCCTTACCTGCTGGCCTACATTCATAACCCAGAAACAGTGTAATGACCACAACAGAAGCATAACCATAACAAACACGAATCATGTCACTTCTTTTCTAGGGAACTGTGTGTTGTTGGAAAGGTGTCTTCAGGTTTCTCCCCTAGTTGTTTTTCTCCTCTCAGCCCACAATACGCGGTGTCTGTGGGCTGGGCCCCTCTACAAGTTTCTAGGCCCATGGGAGTGGCTTGGCATAGTTCTGAGTCacagtttagtttattaggatcccctttagctactgcacatgcagcagctactcattctggggtccacataaaacgtacaaagtacagaacagttataGACAAAGTAAGATATTACATTAAATTCAAAAATCAAATAAGAGTTATATATTTGAAAGACAGAGACAACGGGGGAAAAAATACTACTTACCCACTATTCCTATACATATTCTTATTTCCAGTACAGTTAAATTAAAtattgagaaagaggagaggcggTGTGGTAAAAGTTTTTAAAGCTAAACTAGCTTTTTGCCTGTTTGTTTGTAAATGGTACAAAATGAGAACGGGCGCACGAGattccagctgtgtattgacgGGTTGTGTTTAATATTGAAAGTAACTTTATTTTTTCTTCAATGGAGTGATCAGGgacgtgcaactatagttttccttcacagaaaatgacTTAATTTTCATCAGAagacaacagaagtgcaatgctatttggctggcagccacacaagtaaatgagcttacaataCAAATGTAATGATGTGctctgagagtcgggaagcaagtccagggagtgagtgtttttaataaaataaacggaacataatacaaaacaaacactaacagcacacagacatgaaactgaaacaatgATGCCTGGGGAATGAACCAAAgggatggatatatatatatatatatatatatatatatatatatatatatatatatatatatatatatatatatatatatatatatatatttatgaaaggtaatcagtgaagtgatggagtccagttgAGTCTTACGACGCGCAGgtgcgcataacgatggtgacaggtgtgcgcaataacgagcagcctggtgacccagaggccggagagggagcacgtGTGACAACAAAAAGGATGTGGCCAATGTATTTCTAATGTTTGCCATAGAaggaatgtagccagctacattttattaatgttttgcttaaagttaatTGTGCATttttaccagagaaaagtagctccacatcagtcagagcgctgtctgctgatagatgAGAATTCACCAATTGGCATTCTGAgtgaagtgcaactgaagcaaaAAAATTGTCTGAGGCTGAGCAGAAATTACAGTAAGAAGCATTTTAAATCTGCGTTTACAAAACGCAGCTAGATATTTATTACGCATTCTTATTTTTCTGTGTGAAAAACGCAGAATTCTGTGTTAACTAGCAAATTACACTTAGGGTTCGTTATctaagtggctgaattaataaggagACGGGCATTGTATAGTGTTagtatttttgttttctttttaaaattgtcttttttttgtggtacttttacccatttttctccctaatttcgtGATATCGAATTGGTAGTGGTACAAGgaaatcccagccggccaaaccctcccctaacctggacgacgctgggccaattgtgcgccgactCATGGatctcccgatcacggccggctgtgacacacgTAGCGACTCCAgattccacacagacacagcatgtaCACTTGCTGCACCAGAGACggtactgttcttccttcagacaagtATGCGTCAAAGccttgttcatttgcacaatgtctctaGTTCACAGTCaaaactcaccaaaaatgacatttgGTAGCGCCTACCTATCTGTAACttatgagctggattgcctgtctttgcaattagtttTTTTCCGTTTGTGCTTGTTAGCATATTTAGCTtagcagcctccatggaaattgactattacttgtgctaattttgacagcattctggtaatagatgcCGATTGGGCTTTTTCTTGGCGCCCACTTGTGTATTTAACCGGTAATACCGCAAATCCTGAGATGAGAGAAGGACGGTATGAAAATCTGGGTACCGCCCAACCCTATTGCAATGCACAGGAGACCATTTAGCTTAGGCCTCCAGTGTTTGCCCCATATGCATTTCAATCGTGGACGTCACTGTAAATGTATAGATGTATGCCCCAGGAAGACCCCATCCGCCCCCAAGCAAGAAGCCCCCACCCAACACCCCTGCAGGAAGCCCCCTGCTTAGTCTGCCACTGCTGCTGAAAAGAAATCCTAGAGGAAACACTGGGCTTCAGTAGGTCCTATTTGACATGATGGATGCCTCATGCAGAGTCCCTTTACCCCCTTTACACAAGTAATTGTGAAGTCCTCTTTCTCTACAGAAATGGGCAGACTGTTCACAAGTGATTTCATTTTAACTGATTAGAGTTGAGGCCGGACCTGAGCCAGTGGAACATTGGAGCTGCAGCTTTAGTGAATGGCCTACAGACAGGCCAGATAGCAGAGGTAATTCATGGAAACAAGCTTTGCTGGCTAAATGTCTCTGGTTATCCAAGCTTTGGAAGTGTGGTTGTTGTTAAGCAGTTGGAAACCCTTGACTTGGCTACTGACCAGTTCCAATGTAGAACAAAGGTGATTACAAACAGACCGCTTTTTCAGTGTTGGGGCACCACCAGCTTTAAGGGAATCAATGGGGTAAGCTTAGTTTGCTGCTAGTCTGCTATTGCTTGTAGCCTTGTGCCACCATTTACTGTTTCCCCTCACAACAACCTATAGAAAAAGGTTCCCCCCAACCCAAACCACCTCCTAagcctctccctgcctgtctctggGCTGTGCTGGCTGTTCAGGGAAGTCTCACCAGGCCACAGCCAGTCTAAGATTGCCCCATGTTGATCTGTGTGAGATCAGCAAAATGTAATCGCCTTTAGCTCAAGCCTCCCAGGGCATTAGTAGTCACCGTGTGCGTGGCTGAATGTGGTGTGTGTGCCACAGCAGGGCTAATGTTCTGCTCCGCAGAATGTGGTGTTCTGTGGGGTGTTGAGAGTTTCACTGCTGCCTTCTGTTAGGCTTTGTTTTAATCAAATGGATTTCAGATAGAGGCTCTACAGTTTATGTATTTCATTATTCATGTTTGCCATGCTGCTGCACTTTACTACTCAGTCTTGGAGCTTAATCCCAAATGAATCTGTGCTAGGCCTACTTGTCAATAGTGTATTGTGGTTGTAAATGATCTGTAGGGGTTTTGTGTAGGCCCAACCTTTTACATACAGGGCATTCGTTACAgccttctaaaatggattacattacatttttttcctcatcaatctacacacaatactccataatgactaagtgaaaacaggattttaaacatttttgcaaatgtaatttaaaaaaaaaaaatgtattagaataaggctgtaatgtaataaaatgtggaaaaagtcaaggggtctgcatactttccaaaggcactgtatatgctggGACTGCTTGACACACAAAAATCTGTTGGCCAACAGACTATCGACTAAataatcgaccagtcgactattTGGAATCAGCCCTTATACACACGTAGTTACTCGTTGTGAAAAACAATTTTAAGATTAAGATTTAAGAACAGGTCTTTTAAATACTTCAGGGTGTATGTCTCTTGCTGCAGTGACAACATACTCAGTGCCACACCACCTGTGTGTGACTCAGTGCTAACctcctgtgtgactgtgtgtgtatcttGCCAGACTTCAGCCATGGCCACGGCAGGCGCAGGACCAGGCACAGCAGAGCCAAATCGGCCAGGCCCCCAGAGGAAGATGTCCACCACAGGGGAAAGCCTGTACAAGGTGCTAGGCCTGGAGAAAGGAGCTTCCGCTGATGACATCAAGAGAGCTTACAGGTAACATACTGTCGTGGAGTGACTaccattaatgtgatgactgttatttgATCAAATTAACTGtttaattattacgtgattaaattaatcacgtaacaattaactcattagcagtcttggggcaccatgggaaaagttATTTAACGAGTTGCTATCTCCCGACTTAAACTCTAAAGATATAAATATCTCTTACCTCAataacagtcaattattaattattacctcatatcagtctcattctgaatgtcattgaccgcacagaaataataataatctaacAGAAATACACACAGTATAGATTATattgattactaacataatgCAATGTAAAGTCCCTAGTTGACTAACAAAGCATGACGGGGGCTGCTGCTGCAACTGCTGCCATCTTTGATTCTCACCCAGGAGCGagagtcatgacagtccccctctggtcgTTTCAATCTTGTAATTATCTTGCGAGTTGCACACCACCATAAAAATGACCACGGAATGTCCTGTGGATCCAGGACATCCCGTGGGGGGGGACCGACAATACTCAGGCTGTCTCTGGTTGTTATAGCCTCATAACTGGTAAGCATGTTTCTCCATTTCCCAATGAATTGGTCCATCAGATACAGAAGAATGGACTTTTAATGAGTTTTAAGCTCTTTATAGGATTGAGTTTCGTATAATTGATATGTGACGGCGTGGACTAAGATTAATGAATTCATCCATCTGTCCATTCATCCATTTACAGGAAACTAGCATTGAAGTACCACCCAGACAAGAACCCAGACAACCCGGAGGCTGCAGATAAGTTTAAAGAGATCAACAACGCCAACTCCATCCTGAACGATGACGGCAAGAGGAGGATCTATGACGAGTACGGCTCCATGGGTCTCTACGTGTCTGAACAGTTTGGAGAGGAGAGCGTCAAATACTACTTCCTCATGTCCAAGTGGTGGTTTAAGGTGAGAGAGAATACCTCATAACCCCTCTAAAACCACCTTTTAGTCTAACAGGTTGATAGATTGAGTACTCAGGTGACCATGACCCTGTGGACAGGTTATCCAGGGTGTAGTCAGGACTGCAGTAGCCTCTGACAATGGGGGGATTAACCCGTCCTGAGTCCCAgcctactgtctctctgtctgatgaCGTACTGACTGGATTGCTTTTACAGCCACGTCACTCACACACTCCTCACATTGTATTAGACATTACTATGGCGAGACTGTCTAGTACTGTGTCTACCCCATTCATTAGACACCCTTCTATCTTGTGGTGGGAGTGCATTGACAGTCTATTAGTTCAAGACTTGAGTGGAAGTGTATTATTACTTTGAAAGGTGTCAGTGTACTGTGTTTTTTTCTGTTTGTCAGTTAGACAGGTGGCGTCAGGTTCAAAGCAGTCTTTATTTAGAACTGTGTTGTGTGTAGTTGTGCTCCGTCACTCTGAGATGTGAGGCCTTTGATgctgagtagagtacagtaagtaGAGTGGTTGAGATGCAGAGGGGACGATCCAGTGA of Salmo trutta chromosome 1, fSalTru1.1, whole genome shotgun sequence contains these proteins:
- the LOC115192289 gene encoding dnaJ homolog subfamily C member 5 isoform X2, giving the protein MATAGAGPGTAEPNRPGPQRKMSTTGESLYKVLGLEKGASADDIKRAYRKLALKYHPDKNPDNPEAADKFKEINNANSILNDDGKRRIYDEYGSMGLYVSEQFGEESVKYYFLMSKWWFKTMAVCCTVFSCCCCCCCCCFCCGKCKPPEDDDHYQYVDPEDLEAQIKAETDGGDTVIIVQPIPVAVPIAVSSPVAESISLGPAISLGPAISLGPAVSLGPASPVRVPLL
- the LOC115192289 gene encoding dnaJ homolog subfamily C member 5 isoform X3, with the protein product MATAGAGPGTAEPNRPGPQRKMSTTGESLYKVLGLEKGASADDIKRAYRKLALKYHPDKNPDNPEAADKFKEINNANSILNDDGKRRIYDEYGSMGLYVSEQFGEESVKYYFLMSKWWFKTMAVCCTVFSCCCCCCCCCFCCGKCKPPEDDDHYQYVDPEDLEAQIKAETDGGPRAPIVIQPHSITVEVPETSQPAASQPTSKPQQ